In Prunus dulcis chromosome 1, ALMONDv2, whole genome shotgun sequence, the following are encoded in one genomic region:
- the LOC117616811 gene encoding alpha-glucan water dikinase 2 isoform X4, whose translation MVRGEYHIFVAMNMRGAIVLHWGVSKLSPGEWLAPPPEILPKKSNLVPGACQTYFTDISTGKGSFQVVDINLQQSNLLGIQFVIWSGGSSWIKNNGTNFFVGVTPVISSGKASGDGDGISKWLLDEISRREKEAERSLMHRFNIATELTEWCKNEGEFGLVGILVWLRFMSCRHLTWNKNYNVKPREISEAQDRFTNLLQRIYLNQPNDREIVRLLMTHVGRGGQGDVGQRIRDEILVVQRNNDCKGGMMEEWHQKLHNNSSPDDVIICEALLNYIKSGFRVDVYWKALNTNGLTKEKLASYDRPIVSEPHFRADTKEGLIHDLTAYLKTLKAVHSGADLESAIEVLVPSNKAHDFTSTGFNYVCDLSPKLQECLKFVKVHLGDEDIVRLMEKLLESRIELRPVLIANHRRLKDILFLDLALDSAVRTTMERGLKNLNFAHLPEIMFFISLVLENVCLSTVNNEDLIYCTKDWYHICELYKPNDGQWALQTKAILDRLQLVLADRSQCYQNKIQPSAKYLGNLLGVQKSAIDTFSEELIRAGSAATLSALINRFYPILRKVANLGCWQVISPVDVCGVVLCVNELRSIQNKVYRKPTILIATRVMGEEEIPDGVVAVLTPDVPDILSHVSIRARNEKVCFATCFDPNILRDLKSKEGKSISILVKSANIIIRDISSSNFSFKSFGTQSNHQGLKLRKKAFCGKYAISVEEFTSDVVGAKSCNLKFLRGKVPTWIKIPMSVAIPFGAFEKVLSEDFNKDIAYKISSFYKCLKGGDLSKLQSIQETILRMNAPISLTSELKRKMRSSGIPWPGDEGDERWNHAWQAIKKVWASKWNERAFISCRKANLDHENICMAVLVQEIICADYAFVIHTKNPLSGDTSEIYTEIVKGLGETLVGAYPGRAMSFITKKSNLSSPIVIGYPSKPIGLYSKKSIIFRSDSNAEDLEGYAGAGLYDSVIMDKEEKIVLDYSRDRMIIDRAFQVSLFSRIAEVGKIVEGLYGRPQDIEGVVKDGVIYVVQSRPQI comes from the exons ATGGTTAGGGGTGAGTATCACATCTTCGTTGCTATGAATATGAGAGGTGCTATAGTGCTTCACTGGGGTGTTTCAAAATTGTCCCCTGGGGAATGGTTG GCTCCACCACCAGAGATATTGcctaaaaaatcaaatttggttCCTGGAGCATGTCAAACTTATTTTACTGATATATCAACTGGAAAGGGGTCCTTTCAG gttgTAGATATTAATCTGCAGCAAAGCAATTTGCTTGGTATCCAATTTGTGATATGGTCTGGTGGGTCTTCCTGGATAAAAAATAACGGCACAAACTTCTTTGTTGGCGTGACACCAGTGATTTCTAGTGGAAAG GCCAGCGGAGATGGTGACGGAATTTCCAAATGGTTACTTGATGAAATATCTCGAAGAGAAAAGGAGGCTGAGAGGTCGTTGATGCACAG ATTCAACATTGCAACGGAACTCACAGAATGGTGCAAAAATGAAGGGGAGTTTGGGCTTGTTGGTATATTGGTGTGGTTGAGGTTCATGTCATGCAGGCATCTCACATGGAACAAGAACTACAATGTGAAACCTCG TGAAATTAGCGAAGCTCAGGATAGGTTTACCAATCTACTACAAAGAATATATTTAAACCAGCCAAATGATCGGGAAATTGTGAGACTACTAATGACACATGTTGGTCGTGGAGGTCAGGGAGATGTTGGACAGAGAATTCGCGATGAAATACTTGTCGTTCAG AGAAATAATGATTGCAAGGGTGGCATGATGGAGGAATGGCACCAAAAGTTGCACAATAATAGTAGCCCAGATGATGTGATAATTTGCGAG GCACTCTTAAATTACATAAAGTCTGGTTTTAGAGTTGATGTTTATTGGAAAGCATTAAATACAAATGGTCTCACAAAAGAGAAGCTTGCAAGTTATGACCGACCAATTGTGTCAGAGCCTCATTTCAGGGCTGATACTAAGGAGGGACTCATCCATGATCTCACAGCATACTTGAAGACATTAAAG GCTGTTCATTCAGGTGCTGACCTCGAATCAGCTATTGAAGTTTTGGTTCCCTCAAATAAG GCTCATGATTTCACAAGCACTGGATTTAATTATGTTTGTGATTTGTCACCTAAGTTGCAG GAGTGCCTGAAATTTGTCAAAGTACATCTTGGTGATGAAGATATTGTTCGACTGATGGAG aaGTTACTGGAATCTCGTATTGAGCTTCGTCCTGTTCTGATTGCCAACCACAGAAGACTAAAAGATATACTCTTCCTTGATCTTGCTTTGGATTCAGCTGTCAGAACAACTATGGAAAGGGGACtcaaaaatctgaattttgcACACTTACCA GAGATTATGTTCTTCATTTCATTGGTGCTTGAAAATGTATGCTTGTCGACAGTTAACAATGAAGACCTCATTTACTGCACCAAG GACTGGTACCATATCTGTGAATTATACAAACCCAACGATGGTCAGTGGGCATTACAAACAAAGGCCATTCTTGATCGGTTACAATTAGTACTTGCTGATAGGTCTCAGTGTTACCAGAATAAGATCCAGCCTAGTGCGAAATATCTCGGAAATCTGCTTGGTGTTCAGAAATCGGCG ATTGATACTTTCTCTGAGGAGTTAATTAGGGCTGGATCAGCAGCTACTCTGTCTGCTCTCATTAATCGTTTTTATCCCATTCTGAGAAAAGTGGCAAACTTAGGCTG TTGGCAGGTTATCAGCCCAGTTGATGTGTGTGGCGTTGTACTTTGCGTTAATGAGCTCCGTAGTATTCAGAACAAAGTCTATAGAAAGCCAACCATTTTAATTGCAACTAGAGTAATGGGAGAAGAGGAGATTCCAGATGGAGTTGTTGCCGTTCTGACACCTGATGTACCAGATATTCTATCACATGTCTCTATAAGAGCAAGAAATGAAAAG GTATGCTTTGCGACATGCTTTGATCCTAATATTCTGAGAGATCTGAAGTCGAAGGAAGGTAAATCAATATCAATACTAGTGAAGTCGGCAAATATTATTATCAG AGACATCAGTAGctccaatttttctttcaaatccTTTGGTACTCAGTCCAACCATCAAGGATTAAAGTTAAGAAAGAAGGCTTTCTGCGGTAAATATGCCATTTCAGTTGAGGAGTTCACTAGTGACGTG GTTGGCGCAAAATCatgcaatttaaaatttttgagAGGAAAGGTGCCAACATGGATTAAAATTCCAATGTCAGTAGCCATACCATTTGGAGCCTTTGAGAAAGTCCTATCAGAAGATTTTAATAAG GATATAGCATATaagatttcttcattttacAAATGCTTAAAGGGTGGGGACCTCTCAAAACTACAATCAATACAAGAAACCATTCTACGAATGAATGCTCCTATTTCTTTG ACTTCTGAGCTtaagagaaaaatgagaagtTCAGGGATACCTTGGCCTGGTGATGAAGGTGATGAGAGGTGGAATCATGCTTGGCAAGCAATAAAGAAG GTTTGGGCTTCAAAGTGGAATGAAAGAGCCTTTATTAGTTGCAGGAAAGCTAACTTAGATCATGAAAATATATGCATGGCTGTATTGGTTCAAGAAATTATCTGCGCTGATTATGCTTTTGTAATTCACACGAAGAATCCCTTATCAGGGGATACCTCAGAGATCTATACCGAG ATAGTTAAGGGCTTGGGTGAGACTTTGGTGGGTGCATATCCTGGACGTGCCATGAGCTTCATTACCAAAAAATCTAATCTAAGTTCTCCAATT GTTATTGGTTATCCAAGCAAGCCAATAGGATTATACAGTAAGAAGTCTATCATATTCAGATCAGACTCAAACGCTGAGGACCTGGAAGGATATGCTGGTGCTGGCCTTTATGACAG TGTAATCATGGACAAAGAGGAGAAAATTGTGTTGGATTACTCCAGAGACCGGATGATTATTGATAGAGCCTTCCAAGTCTCGCTCTTCTCAAGAATTGCAGAGGTGGGAAAGATAGTAGAAGGACTTTATGGTCGTCCTCAGGACATTGAAGGGGTGGTAAAAGATGGAGTGATCTATGTGGTTCAGTCAAGGCCACAAATCTAG
- the LOC117616811 gene encoding alpha-glucan water dikinase 2 isoform X1 has product MAASSSSQSPVPRLHHFELVERMKLQINVSGSSKGRNVRLEFQLSNCANSWILHWGCLFRGNMNWFIPNDRSLGSQAYKQGSLQTPFTKKGELYLLTIELRDPNLHAIEFVLKDGSRERWLKLNHGNFRIEIPETDPTTLMHPIPKELIEQNACLAWESKGRPVSSPQQEKQDYEVALRDLQSQMSKGISLNELQCSFSNSSSKRMVDNREQLRSGMSYPYKRKHNVEQWLQMHSTGSAKNASMPNSALMDLVDKSMGGDDVVSRISYHVGNYEIVVLSKMVRGEYHIFVAMNMRGAIVLHWGVSKLSPGEWLAPPPEILPKKSNLVPGACQTYFTDISTGKGSFQVVDINLQQSNLLGIQFVIWSGGSSWIKNNGTNFFVGVTPVISSGKASGDGDGISKWLLDEISRREKEAERSLMHRFNIATELTEWCKNEGEFGLVGILVWLRFMSCRHLTWNKNYNVKPREISEAQDRFTNLLQRIYLNQPNDREIVRLLMTHVGRGGQGDVGQRIRDEILVVQRNNDCKGGMMEEWHQKLHNNSSPDDVIICEALLNYIKSGFRVDVYWKALNTNGLTKEKLASYDRPIVSEPHFRADTKEGLIHDLTAYLKTLKAVHSGADLESAIEVLVPSNKAHDFTSTGFNYVCDLSPKLQECLKFVKVHLGDEDIVRLMEKLLESRIELRPVLIANHRRLKDILFLDLALDSAVRTTMERGLKNLNFAHLPEIMFFISLVLENVCLSTVNNEDLIYCTKDWYHICELYKPNDGQWALQTKAILDRLQLVLADRSQCYQNKIQPSAKYLGNLLGVQKSAIDTFSEELIRAGSAATLSALINRFYPILRKVANLGCWQVISPVDVCGVVLCVNELRSIQNKVYRKPTILIATRVMGEEEIPDGVVAVLTPDVPDILSHVSIRARNEKVCFATCFDPNILRDLKSKEGKSISILVKSANIIIRDISSSNFSFKSFGTQSNHQGLKLRKKAFCGKYAISVEEFTSDVVGAKSCNLKFLRGKVPTWIKIPMSVAIPFGAFEKVLSEDFNKDIAYKISSFYKCLKGGDLSKLQSIQETILRMNAPISLTSELKRKMRSSGIPWPGDEGDERWNHAWQAIKKVWASKWNERAFISCRKANLDHENICMAVLVQEIICADYAFVIHTKNPLSGDTSEIYTEIVKGLGETLVGAYPGRAMSFITKKSNLSSPIVIGYPSKPIGLYSKKSIIFRSDSNAEDLEGYAGAGLYDSVIMDKEEKIVLDYSRDRMIIDRAFQVSLFSRIAEVGKIVEGLYGRPQDIEGVVKDGVIYVVQSRPQI; this is encoded by the exons ATGGCAGCCTCCAGTTCATCGCAGTCCCCTGTTCCTCGGCTCCATCATTTTGAGCTCGTTGAACGCATGAAGCTTCAG ATTAATGTCTCTGGGTCTTCTAAAGGACGCAATGTTAGGCTTGAATTTCAGCTCAGCAACTGTGCCAACAGTTGGATTCTTCACTGGGGCTGTCTTTTCCGTGGAAATAT GAACTGGTTCATTCCCAATGATCGTTCTTTGGGTTCACAAGCTTACAAGCAAGGCTCATTGCAGACACCATTCACCAAG AAAGGAGAATTGTATTTGTTAACCATTGAGTTGCGGGACCCCAACCTACATGCTATTGAATTTGTTCTTAAAGATGGTAGTCGTGAGAGATG GTTGAAACTGAATCATGGGAACTTCCGGATAGAAATTCCTGAGACTGATCCAACTACTTTAATGCACCCTATACCAAAAGAGCTGATTGAACAGAATGCATGTTTAGCTTGGGAAAGCAAGGGCAGGCCCGTGAGCTCGCCACAACAAGAAAAG CAAGATTATGAAGTTGCTTTAAGAGATCTACAAAGTCAGATGTCAAAAGGAATATCCTTGAATGAGTTGCAGTGTAGTTTTTCAAACTCcagttccaaaagaatggttGATAATAGAGAGCAACTGAGGAGTGGAATGTCATACCCTTACAAAAGGAAGCATAATGTTGAGCAGTGGTTGCAAATGCATTCCACAGGATCTGCCAAAAATGCTAGTATGCCAAATTCAGCTCTGATGGATCTTGTAGACAAATCTATGGGAGGAGACGATGTGGTTTCACGGATAAGTTATCATGTTGGAAACTATGAGATAGTG GTCCTTTCAAAAATGGTTAGGGGTGAGTATCACATCTTCGTTGCTATGAATATGAGAGGTGCTATAGTGCTTCACTGGGGTGTTTCAAAATTGTCCCCTGGGGAATGGTTG GCTCCACCACCAGAGATATTGcctaaaaaatcaaatttggttCCTGGAGCATGTCAAACTTATTTTACTGATATATCAACTGGAAAGGGGTCCTTTCAG gttgTAGATATTAATCTGCAGCAAAGCAATTTGCTTGGTATCCAATTTGTGATATGGTCTGGTGGGTCTTCCTGGATAAAAAATAACGGCACAAACTTCTTTGTTGGCGTGACACCAGTGATTTCTAGTGGAAAG GCCAGCGGAGATGGTGACGGAATTTCCAAATGGTTACTTGATGAAATATCTCGAAGAGAAAAGGAGGCTGAGAGGTCGTTGATGCACAG ATTCAACATTGCAACGGAACTCACAGAATGGTGCAAAAATGAAGGGGAGTTTGGGCTTGTTGGTATATTGGTGTGGTTGAGGTTCATGTCATGCAGGCATCTCACATGGAACAAGAACTACAATGTGAAACCTCG TGAAATTAGCGAAGCTCAGGATAGGTTTACCAATCTACTACAAAGAATATATTTAAACCAGCCAAATGATCGGGAAATTGTGAGACTACTAATGACACATGTTGGTCGTGGAGGTCAGGGAGATGTTGGACAGAGAATTCGCGATGAAATACTTGTCGTTCAG AGAAATAATGATTGCAAGGGTGGCATGATGGAGGAATGGCACCAAAAGTTGCACAATAATAGTAGCCCAGATGATGTGATAATTTGCGAG GCACTCTTAAATTACATAAAGTCTGGTTTTAGAGTTGATGTTTATTGGAAAGCATTAAATACAAATGGTCTCACAAAAGAGAAGCTTGCAAGTTATGACCGACCAATTGTGTCAGAGCCTCATTTCAGGGCTGATACTAAGGAGGGACTCATCCATGATCTCACAGCATACTTGAAGACATTAAAG GCTGTTCATTCAGGTGCTGACCTCGAATCAGCTATTGAAGTTTTGGTTCCCTCAAATAAG GCTCATGATTTCACAAGCACTGGATTTAATTATGTTTGTGATTTGTCACCTAAGTTGCAG GAGTGCCTGAAATTTGTCAAAGTACATCTTGGTGATGAAGATATTGTTCGACTGATGGAG aaGTTACTGGAATCTCGTATTGAGCTTCGTCCTGTTCTGATTGCCAACCACAGAAGACTAAAAGATATACTCTTCCTTGATCTTGCTTTGGATTCAGCTGTCAGAACAACTATGGAAAGGGGACtcaaaaatctgaattttgcACACTTACCA GAGATTATGTTCTTCATTTCATTGGTGCTTGAAAATGTATGCTTGTCGACAGTTAACAATGAAGACCTCATTTACTGCACCAAG GACTGGTACCATATCTGTGAATTATACAAACCCAACGATGGTCAGTGGGCATTACAAACAAAGGCCATTCTTGATCGGTTACAATTAGTACTTGCTGATAGGTCTCAGTGTTACCAGAATAAGATCCAGCCTAGTGCGAAATATCTCGGAAATCTGCTTGGTGTTCAGAAATCGGCG ATTGATACTTTCTCTGAGGAGTTAATTAGGGCTGGATCAGCAGCTACTCTGTCTGCTCTCATTAATCGTTTTTATCCCATTCTGAGAAAAGTGGCAAACTTAGGCTG TTGGCAGGTTATCAGCCCAGTTGATGTGTGTGGCGTTGTACTTTGCGTTAATGAGCTCCGTAGTATTCAGAACAAAGTCTATAGAAAGCCAACCATTTTAATTGCAACTAGAGTAATGGGAGAAGAGGAGATTCCAGATGGAGTTGTTGCCGTTCTGACACCTGATGTACCAGATATTCTATCACATGTCTCTATAAGAGCAAGAAATGAAAAG GTATGCTTTGCGACATGCTTTGATCCTAATATTCTGAGAGATCTGAAGTCGAAGGAAGGTAAATCAATATCAATACTAGTGAAGTCGGCAAATATTATTATCAG AGACATCAGTAGctccaatttttctttcaaatccTTTGGTACTCAGTCCAACCATCAAGGATTAAAGTTAAGAAAGAAGGCTTTCTGCGGTAAATATGCCATTTCAGTTGAGGAGTTCACTAGTGACGTG GTTGGCGCAAAATCatgcaatttaaaatttttgagAGGAAAGGTGCCAACATGGATTAAAATTCCAATGTCAGTAGCCATACCATTTGGAGCCTTTGAGAAAGTCCTATCAGAAGATTTTAATAAG GATATAGCATATaagatttcttcattttacAAATGCTTAAAGGGTGGGGACCTCTCAAAACTACAATCAATACAAGAAACCATTCTACGAATGAATGCTCCTATTTCTTTG ACTTCTGAGCTtaagagaaaaatgagaagtTCAGGGATACCTTGGCCTGGTGATGAAGGTGATGAGAGGTGGAATCATGCTTGGCAAGCAATAAAGAAG GTTTGGGCTTCAAAGTGGAATGAAAGAGCCTTTATTAGTTGCAGGAAAGCTAACTTAGATCATGAAAATATATGCATGGCTGTATTGGTTCAAGAAATTATCTGCGCTGATTATGCTTTTGTAATTCACACGAAGAATCCCTTATCAGGGGATACCTCAGAGATCTATACCGAG ATAGTTAAGGGCTTGGGTGAGACTTTGGTGGGTGCATATCCTGGACGTGCCATGAGCTTCATTACCAAAAAATCTAATCTAAGTTCTCCAATT GTTATTGGTTATCCAAGCAAGCCAATAGGATTATACAGTAAGAAGTCTATCATATTCAGATCAGACTCAAACGCTGAGGACCTGGAAGGATATGCTGGTGCTGGCCTTTATGACAG TGTAATCATGGACAAAGAGGAGAAAATTGTGTTGGATTACTCCAGAGACCGGATGATTATTGATAGAGCCTTCCAAGTCTCGCTCTTCTCAAGAATTGCAGAGGTGGGAAAGATAGTAGAAGGACTTTATGGTCGTCCTCAGGACATTGAAGGGGTGGTAAAAGATGGAGTGATCTATGTGGTTCAGTCAAGGCCACAAATCTAG